A part of Paenibacillus sp. 481 genomic DNA contains:
- a CDS encoding acetyl-CoA C-acyltransferase yields the protein MKEAVIVSIVRTPIGKAKRGSLAHTRAEDLGRIVLDEAIRRAPGLRKEDVEDVIIGCAMPEGEQGLNFARIMSLYADFPTTVPAVTVNRFCASGLQSLAYAAERIMLGHADVIVAGGVESMSHVPMTGFKLAPHPQLVADMPQVYMGMGHTAENVANRFDISREAQDQFAYDSHRKAAAAIAEGKFKDEIVPVPTSVKGIGADGLPWEKNIVFDTDEGVRSDTSVEGLAKLKASFSTKGSVTAGNASQMSDGAAAAVLMSRERAEALGLKPIAAFRSFALAGVDPEVMGIGPIEAIPKALKMAGITKEQVAAFELNEAFASQCLAIIRQLELDESKVNVNGGAIALGHPLGCTGTKLTASLIHELRRRGGGFGVVSMCIGGGMGAAGVFEVYGE from the coding sequence ATGAAAGAAGCAGTCATAGTGTCCATCGTGCGTACACCGATTGGCAAAGCAAAGCGCGGCAGTCTAGCGCATACACGTGCCGAGGATTTGGGACGCATCGTGTTAGATGAAGCGATTCGCCGGGCGCCGGGCCTGCGCAAAGAGGACGTCGAAGACGTCATTATCGGCTGTGCGATGCCGGAAGGAGAGCAAGGCCTTAACTTTGCCCGCATCATGTCGCTGTATGCTGACTTTCCGACGACCGTACCAGCGGTGACCGTCAACCGTTTCTGCGCATCAGGCCTTCAGTCGCTAGCTTATGCCGCTGAACGCATTATGCTCGGGCACGCGGATGTCATCGTAGCGGGCGGTGTTGAAAGCATGAGCCACGTCCCGATGACAGGCTTCAAGCTTGCACCACACCCACAGCTTGTGGCTGATATGCCGCAAGTGTACATGGGTATGGGCCACACAGCGGAAAATGTGGCGAACCGCTTTGACATTAGCCGTGAAGCACAAGACCAATTTGCTTATGACAGCCACCGCAAAGCGGCTGCGGCCATCGCGGAAGGCAAATTCAAGGATGAGATCGTGCCTGTTCCGACGAGTGTGAAGGGCATTGGTGCAGATGGGCTCCCGTGGGAGAAAAATATCGTCTTCGATACGGACGAAGGTGTTCGCTCCGACACGTCAGTAGAAGGCTTAGCCAAGCTGAAGGCGTCGTTCTCGACTAAAGGCTCGGTAACAGCGGGCAACGCCTCGCAAATGAGTGACGGTGCTGCTGCTGCTGTGCTGATGAGCAGAGAACGCGCAGAAGCGCTCGGCCTGAAGCCGATCGCGGCCTTCCGCTCCTTTGCACTAGCGGGCGTTGATCCGGAAGTAATGGGGATCGGCCCGATCGAAGCGATTCCGAAGGCGTTGAAAATGGCGGGCATTACGAAGGAGCAAGTGGCAGCCTTTGAGCTGAACGAAGCGTTTGCTTCGCAATGCTTGGCTATTATTCGTCAGCTGGAGCTGGATGAAAGCAAGGTGAACGTGAACGGGGGAGCTATTGCCCTTGGCCATCCACTCGGCTGCACAGGCACGAAGCTGACTGCATCGCTCATTCATGAGCTGCGTCGTCGTGGTGGAGGATTCGGTGTCGTGTCGATGTGTATTGGTGGTGGCATGGGAGCAGCGGGAGTGTTTGAGGTGTACGGAGAGTAA
- a CDS encoding 3-hydroxyacyl-CoA dehydrogenase/enoyl-CoA hydratase family protein, with product MVKPIQQAAVIGSGVMGAAIAAHLAGAGIPCLLLDMVPTKLTEDEEKAGLTLEHPKVRSKFATTAIERLKKTNPAPLYSEAFAARITPGNLEDDLHKLSKVDWVIEVIVERLDVKRQLLQRIEQVWTPGTIVSSNTSGISINEMIEPCGAEFKRHFLGTHFFNPPRYMKLLEVIPGHTTDPEIVKYMTAFGEKRLGKGVVAAKDTPNFIANRIGTYGLLVTLREMLQKGYTVEEIDAVTGPAMGRPKSATFRTLDLVGLDTFVHVAGNVHSTTTDESEKAIFDVPSVLRRMVEQGWIGEKQGQGFYKKVKTAAGKEIQALKLETMEYAPSQKVKGASLEAAKAAKGTAGKMKALLGAGDRYSELAWNVLKPVLLYSAHKLGEIADTIADIDNAMKWGFNWDLGPFEVWDAIGLVKSAQRMEAEGDVLPQWVKAWIEAGNTSFYVKQAGSSAFYYDGALTTVEARPEHISLCALKEQSRIVLSNSGANLIDIGDDVACLEFSSPNNAIGGDILAMIQKSAEEVRNNYRGLVIANEGRHFCVGANLMLLLMEAQDGEWDEVDGIIRLFQNSMMALKRLAKPVVAAPHQMTLGGGVEACMPADKVIFSAETYYGLVEVGVGLIPAGGGCKEVALRTSRLASNPEVDLQPFMNSYFETIGMAKVSTSGHDTKRLGYMAPQDSVVINQDHRIYEAKMAVLDMDRAGYVAPVEERIRVVGESGKAVMQLGAYTMRQGGFISEHDQLIVNKLAHVLAGGNVPANSYVSEQYMLDLEREAFLSLTGEPKTQQRMQHILTTGKPLRN from the coding sequence ATGGTCAAACCGATTCAGCAAGCCGCCGTTATTGGCTCAGGTGTTATGGGAGCGGCGATTGCCGCACATTTAGCGGGTGCAGGTATCCCCTGTCTACTGCTTGATATGGTCCCAACAAAGCTTACCGAAGATGAGGAAAAAGCAGGGCTTACGCTAGAGCACCCTAAGGTGCGCAGCAAGTTCGCGACGACCGCCATTGAGCGGCTGAAGAAGACGAATCCAGCGCCGTTGTACAGCGAAGCCTTTGCAGCGCGCATCACACCAGGCAACTTAGAGGACGACTTGCATAAATTGTCCAAGGTGGACTGGGTGATTGAAGTCATCGTGGAGCGTCTCGACGTGAAGCGGCAGCTACTGCAACGCATCGAGCAAGTATGGACGCCAGGTACAATCGTGTCCTCGAACACGTCAGGTATCTCGATTAACGAGATGATCGAGCCGTGTGGGGCAGAGTTTAAACGACATTTTTTAGGCACTCATTTCTTTAATCCGCCACGCTATATGAAGCTGCTTGAAGTGATTCCAGGGCACACGACTGACCCTGAAATCGTGAAATACATGACTGCCTTCGGTGAGAAGCGCCTCGGCAAAGGTGTTGTGGCAGCTAAGGATACACCGAACTTTATTGCGAACCGCATCGGTACGTACGGCTTGCTCGTTACGCTGCGTGAGATGCTGCAAAAAGGATACACCGTCGAAGAAATCGACGCCGTTACAGGGCCTGCTATGGGCCGCCCGAAAAGCGCGACATTCCGTACGCTGGACCTTGTCGGTCTCGACACCTTCGTCCATGTGGCGGGGAATGTGCACAGCACGACGACGGATGAGTCGGAAAAAGCTATTTTTGATGTTCCGAGCGTGCTGCGTCGCATGGTTGAGCAAGGTTGGATCGGAGAGAAGCAGGGTCAAGGCTTCTACAAAAAAGTAAAAACAGCAGCCGGAAAAGAGATTCAGGCGCTGAAGTTAGAAACGATGGAGTATGCGCCTTCGCAAAAGGTGAAGGGAGCTTCCCTTGAAGCGGCCAAGGCTGCCAAAGGTACAGCAGGCAAAATGAAGGCGCTCCTCGGAGCAGGTGACCGCTATTCGGAGCTGGCGTGGAACGTGCTGAAGCCTGTACTGCTCTATTCCGCTCATAAATTGGGCGAAATCGCGGACACCATTGCCGACATCGACAATGCGATGAAGTGGGGCTTCAATTGGGACCTCGGTCCGTTTGAAGTGTGGGATGCCATCGGTCTTGTAAAAAGCGCACAGCGCATGGAGGCAGAAGGAGATGTGCTGCCACAATGGGTGAAAGCTTGGATCGAAGCGGGCAATACCAGCTTCTACGTGAAGCAAGCGGGAAGCAGCGCGTTCTATTATGACGGTGCATTAACGACCGTTGAAGCTCGTCCGGAGCATATTTCGCTGTGTGCGTTGAAAGAGCAGAGCCGAATTGTGTTGTCCAATTCGGGTGCGAACTTAATTGACATCGGCGACGATGTAGCGTGTCTGGAGTTCAGCTCGCCAAATAACGCGATTGGCGGGGACATTTTAGCGATGATTCAAAAGAGCGCGGAAGAAGTGCGGAACAACTATCGCGGTCTCGTCATTGCAAATGAAGGACGCCACTTCTGCGTCGGCGCTAACTTGATGCTTCTATTAATGGAAGCGCAGGACGGCGAATGGGATGAAGTAGACGGCATTATTCGCTTATTCCAGAACAGCATGATGGCGCTAAAACGTTTAGCGAAGCCAGTCGTTGCTGCACCACACCAGATGACGCTCGGTGGCGGAGTCGAGGCGTGTATGCCAGCGGATAAGGTCATTTTCTCAGCTGAAACGTATTATGGGCTCGTTGAAGTTGGGGTTGGTCTTATTCCAGCGGGTGGAGGTTGCAAAGAGGTAGCACTGCGCACGAGCCGTTTGGCAAGCAATCCGGAGGTCGATTTACAGCCATTTATGAATAGCTACTTCGAAACGATTGGTATGGCTAAAGTGTCGACAAGCGGTCATGACACGAAGCGGCTTGGCTATATGGCACCGCAAGATTCGGTCGTTATTAACCAAGACCACCGCATTTATGAAGCGAAAATGGCGGTGCTGGATATGGATCGCGCGGGCTATGTTGCGCCCGTTGAAGAGCGCATTCGCGTTGTTGGTGAGTCAGGCAAAGCGGTTATGCAGCTTGGTGCGTACACGATGCGCCAAGGTGGCTTCATCAGCGAGCACGACCAGCTCATTGTCAACAAGCTTGCGCATGTGTTGGCGGGCGGAAATGTGCCAGCGAACAGTTATGTGAGCGAGCAATATATGCTCGATTTGGAGCGCGAGGCGTTCTTGAGCTTAACAGGTGAGCCGAAGACACAGCAGCGGATGCAGCATATTTTAACGACAGGTAAGCCGTTGCGTAACTAG
- a CDS encoding heterodisulfide reductase-related iron-sulfur binding cluster, whose amino-acid sequence MPGAFVQLLLFLGVTGLGVYWFAKAVYHRYLYVKLGQPVDWNGRVKHNLREFMGQVFGQTKLMKDRKSGIMHLVIFYGFLILQLGAIDIIFKGLAGYSLPIPGFAAFELLQEVTVASILIAMGYAAYRRYGEKLKRLKRGWKPSLVLFFIYSLMLSVLFTQAFSRLREGLEPSWHAPFSSLIAMPFEWLGMSTGAATVLYVISWWAHLLILLAFLVYVPQSKHFHLITAPLNIILRRTEPVGRLRKLDLEDEEAESFGVGKIEDLTQKQLVDLYACVECGRCTNVCPAASTGKWLSPMHMITKMRDHLTEKGAAVTSKSPWAPAFAFSGVQTHAMQLEGQDLGAWNGAGITDIGATMQAQTQSWLPVADGRAPGELELVGDVMSESEIWACTTCRNCEDQCPVGNEHVDKIIDMRRFLVLTQGSMPHDGQRALQNIERQSNPWGISRNDRIKWVQEVDPEGVLNVPTVKDNPNFDVLFFVGSMGSYDNRSRKVTRAFVRLMNEAGVNFAILGNEEKNSGDTPRRMGNEFLFQQLCEENIRTFQKYNVRKIVTTCPHTYNTLKNEYPEFGLEAEVLHHSELLDELVRHSRIVPKHTVSERVTYHDSCYLGRYNNVYDQPRNVLRAIQGVELLEMERTRENGMCCGAGGGMMWMEETAGKRVNLARTEQALEVKPTVISSACPFCLTMMEDGTKLLNTEESVQTRDIAELLELAVFGPVSSGDKEAVTV is encoded by the coding sequence ATGCCAGGAGCGTTCGTACAGCTGTTGCTGTTTTTGGGCGTCACTGGACTCGGCGTCTATTGGTTCGCCAAAGCGGTTTACCATCGTTACTTGTACGTCAAGTTAGGGCAGCCAGTTGATTGGAACGGGCGAGTTAAGCACAATTTGCGCGAATTTATGGGGCAAGTATTCGGGCAGACGAAGCTGATGAAGGACCGCAAAAGTGGAATCATGCACTTGGTAATCTTTTATGGATTCCTCATTTTGCAGCTGGGCGCAATTGATATTATTTTCAAAGGACTGGCAGGTTACTCGTTGCCCATTCCGGGATTTGCTGCCTTCGAACTGCTGCAAGAGGTGACAGTTGCTTCTATTCTAATCGCGATGGGCTATGCTGCTTACCGCCGTTACGGAGAGAAGCTGAAGCGACTGAAAAGAGGCTGGAAGCCGAGCCTAGTTCTTTTCTTCATCTATAGCTTGATGCTGTCTGTCTTGTTTACCCAAGCATTTAGTCGTTTACGTGAAGGGTTGGAGCCGTCATGGCATGCTCCATTTTCATCGCTAATTGCAATGCCGTTCGAATGGTTAGGCATGTCGACAGGGGCAGCGACCGTGCTGTATGTCATTAGCTGGTGGGCTCACTTGCTCATTTTGCTTGCCTTTCTGGTGTATGTGCCGCAGTCCAAGCACTTTCATCTTATTACGGCACCGCTTAACATCATTTTGCGGCGTACAGAGCCTGTAGGGCGGCTTCGCAAGCTGGATCTCGAAGACGAAGAAGCGGAATCGTTCGGCGTCGGCAAAATCGAGGACTTGACGCAGAAGCAACTGGTTGACTTATATGCATGCGTGGAATGCGGCCGTTGTACGAATGTATGCCCAGCCGCGAGCACAGGGAAATGGCTGTCGCCGATGCATATGATTACGAAGATGCGTGACCATTTAACCGAAAAGGGTGCGGCTGTCACCTCGAAGTCCCCTTGGGCTCCTGCATTTGCGTTCTCAGGCGTGCAAACGCATGCGATGCAACTGGAAGGGCAGGATCTTGGAGCATGGAACGGGGCAGGCATCACTGATATTGGCGCGACGATGCAAGCACAGACTCAGTCTTGGTTGCCTGTGGCAGACGGGCGAGCGCCAGGCGAACTGGAACTTGTCGGCGACGTGATGAGTGAGTCGGAAATATGGGCTTGTACGACGTGTCGCAACTGTGAAGACCAGTGTCCCGTCGGCAACGAGCATGTCGATAAAATTATTGATATGCGCCGTTTCCTCGTCCTTACGCAAGGCAGTATGCCGCATGATGGACAGCGTGCGCTGCAAAATATTGAGCGCCAAAGCAACCCATGGGGCATCAGTCGTAACGACCGCATCAAATGGGTGCAAGAGGTTGACCCAGAGGGCGTTCTGAACGTCCCAACGGTCAAGGATAACCCGAATTTCGACGTGTTGTTCTTCGTCGGCTCGATGGGTTCCTATGACAACCGCAGCCGCAAAGTGACGCGGGCGTTCGTCCGCTTAATGAATGAAGCGGGCGTCAATTTCGCTATCCTCGGCAACGAGGAGAAAAATTCCGGCGACACGCCGCGGCGCATGGGCAATGAATTCCTATTCCAACAGCTGTGCGAAGAAAATATTCGCACTTTCCAGAAATACAATGTGCGTAAAATCGTCACGACTTGTCCGCACACGTACAACACGCTCAAGAATGAGTACCCCGAATTCGGCCTTGAAGCCGAAGTGCTGCACCATAGTGAGCTGCTTGATGAACTTGTTCGTCATAGTCGCATCGTGCCTAAGCATACGGTAAGTGAGCGTGTAACGTATCACGATTCTTGCTACTTGGGGCGCTATAACAACGTGTACGACCAGCCGCGCAACGTGTTGCGTGCGATTCAAGGCGTAGAGCTGTTGGAGATGGAGCGTACACGGGAAAATGGCATGTGCTGCGGGGCTGGCGGCGGCATGATGTGGATGGAAGAAACAGCAGGGAAAAGGGTGAACTTAGCCCGCACAGAGCAGGCGCTTGAAGTGAAGCCAACCGTGATTTCATCGGCATGTCCATTCTGTCTAACGATGATGGAAGATGGCACGAAGCTGCTGAACACGGAGGAAAGCGTGCAAACAAGGGATATTGCGGAGCTGTTGGAGCTTGCTGTATTTGGCCCCGTCTCGTCGGGGGATAAAGAAGCTGTAACGGTGTAG
- a CDS encoding TetR/AcrR family transcriptional regulator — MTSNKKEKYTQILEAALKVFAEHGYHRSQVARIAKEAGVADGTIYLYFKRKEDILISLFQEKLGELVSKFHATIEQTTSAKEALRKVCEIHYTELEGNVDLAFVTQIELRQSSLDLRKEIGKAIKPYITLIEQLLQKGIEEGLFRPDLDVKLTRLLLFGAMDEVVTSWLISGRKYSLSAQVDGTVNFFFKGIEAP, encoded by the coding sequence ATGACAAGTAATAAAAAAGAAAAATATACCCAAATTCTCGAAGCCGCCTTAAAAGTGTTTGCCGAGCACGGGTATCACCGCTCTCAAGTTGCTCGGATTGCTAAAGAGGCTGGGGTCGCTGACGGTACTATTTATTTGTATTTCAAGCGGAAGGAGGATATTCTTATCTCGCTATTTCAGGAGAAGCTGGGCGAGCTTGTGAGTAAATTCCACGCAACCATCGAGCAGACGACCAGCGCGAAGGAAGCGCTGCGTAAGGTGTGTGAGATTCATTATACGGAGCTGGAGGGCAATGTTGACCTTGCCTTCGTGACTCAAATTGAGCTGCGTCAAAGCTCGCTAGATCTGCGCAAAGAAATAGGTAAAGCGATCAAACCATATATTACCTTAATTGAGCAGCTGCTGCAAAAAGGGATCGAAGAGGGCCTATTCCGCCCCGATCTAGATGTGAAGCTGACACGATTGCTCTTGTTTGGAGCGATGGATGAGGTCGTAACTTCTTGGTTGATTTCCGGCCGAAAATATTCGCTGTCCGCGCAAGTTGATGGGACGGTTAACTTCTTTTTCAAGGGTATTGAAGCACCTTAG
- a CDS encoding electron transfer flavoprotein subunit beta/FixA family protein, with the protein MNIIVLVKQTFDTEEKIVVEQGTVNEDGVKFVINPYDEYAVEQAIQIRDDAGGKVTVVSVGPERAAEALRTALAMGADEAVLIHDDRIGHDEQAVAAALHAFIAQEQYDIILGGNFSVDNGAGQVAVRLAKMLGIPHTSSITKLDIAAGKAVVHRDAEGDLEVVELPLPALFTAQQGLNEPRYPSLQGIMKAKKKPFRELSLDDLNLDVGAVAARTARTELQLPPARQAGKIISGEPAAQAQELFRLLRTEAKVI; encoded by the coding sequence ATGAACATTATCGTCTTAGTAAAGCAAACGTTTGATACGGAGGAAAAAATCGTTGTCGAGCAAGGTACGGTAAACGAAGACGGCGTTAAATTCGTCATTAATCCTTATGACGAGTATGCGGTTGAGCAAGCTATCCAAATTCGCGACGATGCAGGCGGAAAAGTAACGGTCGTGTCGGTCGGCCCTGAACGAGCGGCAGAAGCGCTGCGTACCGCGCTGGCCATGGGGGCAGACGAAGCTGTGCTTATTCATGACGACCGCATCGGCCATGATGAGCAAGCTGTAGCGGCGGCGCTGCACGCCTTTATCGCGCAGGAGCAGTACGATATCATTCTCGGCGGCAATTTCTCCGTCGATAACGGAGCAGGTCAAGTTGCTGTCCGATTGGCAAAAATGCTTGGCATTCCGCACACTTCTTCCATTACGAAGCTGGACATCGCCGCTGGCAAAGCAGTCGTTCACCGCGACGCTGAGGGCGATCTCGAAGTGGTTGAACTGCCGCTTCCCGCTTTGTTTACAGCACAGCAAGGCTTGAACGAGCCGCGCTATCCTTCCTTGCAAGGCATTATGAAGGCAAAGAAAAAGCCGTTCCGCGAGCTATCGCTTGACGATTTGAATCTTGATGTTGGAGCTGTTGCTGCGCGTACAGCACGCACAGAGCTACAGCTCCCCCCTGCCCGCCAAGCTGGAAAAATCATTTCCGGCGAGCCGGCAGCGCAGGCACAAGAGTTGTTCCGTCTGCTGCGTACAGAAGCGAAGGTCATTTAA
- a CDS encoding electron transfer flavoprotein subunit alpha/FixB family protein, with protein sequence MSKTFLVVAETRGGSLRQVSYETISAARTAGGTDTAVAAVLLGAGASALANELAQYGADRVYTVEHADLEHYNPQAYFAALHAVVQSAQPDAIFFGHTAIGKDLAPQLAAELGTGQISDVTAIEVDGSGETLFTRPIYAGKALEKKAFTAFPWIVTVRPNNITPLAPNATRTADTEAIAYPEPTLHTIIRDVVRNTSGKIDLSEAKVVISGGRGVRSADGFKPLEELAAVLGGAVGASRGACDAGYCDYALQIGQTGKVVTPELYIAAGISGAIQHVAGMSSSRVIIAINKDPEAPIFKIADYGIVGDLFEVVPLLTEQFKQALQP encoded by the coding sequence ATGTCCAAAACATTTCTTGTTGTAGCTGAAACGAGAGGCGGATCTTTACGCCAAGTATCCTATGAAACGATTAGCGCAGCACGCACAGCTGGCGGAACCGATACGGCTGTAGCAGCCGTGCTGCTTGGGGCTGGCGCAAGCGCATTGGCGAACGAGTTGGCGCAGTACGGCGCTGATCGCGTATATACAGTCGAGCATGCCGACTTAGAACATTACAACCCGCAAGCTTATTTTGCTGCTCTACATGCGGTCGTGCAATCGGCACAGCCCGATGCCATTTTCTTCGGGCATACCGCCATCGGCAAAGATTTGGCGCCACAGTTGGCCGCCGAGCTTGGCACTGGTCAGATTTCGGATGTTACTGCGATTGAAGTGGACGGTAGCGGCGAGACGTTATTTACACGTCCTATTTATGCTGGCAAAGCGTTGGAGAAAAAAGCGTTCACCGCTTTCCCTTGGATCGTGACGGTGCGCCCGAACAATATCACGCCTTTGGCGCCTAATGCAACGCGCACGGCAGACACGGAGGCGATTGCTTATCCAGAGCCTACGCTGCACACGATTATCCGTGACGTGGTACGAAACACGTCAGGCAAAATCGACTTGAGCGAAGCCAAAGTCGTCATCTCAGGCGGCCGTGGCGTACGCAGCGCAGACGGCTTTAAGCCGCTGGAAGAGCTGGCCGCCGTATTGGGCGGCGCGGTTGGCGCTTCACGCGGAGCATGTGACGCGGGGTATTGCGACTACGCGCTGCAAATTGGGCAGACGGGCAAAGTCGTCACGCCGGAGCTGTACATCGCCGCAGGCATTAGCGGCGCTATCCAACACGTCGCGGGTATGAGCTCATCACGGGTCATTATCGCCATTAACAAAGACCCCGAGGCACCTATCTTTAAAATTGCCGACTATGGTATCGTAGGCGACTTATTTGAAGTAGTCCCCCTGCTTACGGAGCAGTTTAAGCAAGCGTTGCAACCTTAA